A portion of the Eulemur rufifrons isolate Redbay chromosome 30, OSU_ERuf_1, whole genome shotgun sequence genome contains these proteins:
- the ACTRT1 gene encoding actin-related protein T1, with the protein MFNPHVLDVPAVIFDNGSGYCKAGLSGETGPRHVINCAVGHPKVNIPLERANQKKYFVGEEALYRYEALYLHYPIERGVVTGWDDMEKLWKHIFECKLGVKPCQQPVLMTEPSLNPRETREKLTEMMFENFNVPAFYLSNHAVVALYASACVTGLVVDSGDGVTCTVPIFEGYSLPHAVTKLYVAGRDITEHLTRLLFARGCTFPHILNKPLVNDIKEKLCYIALEPEKELRKKPEEVLREYKLPDGHVIHIGDQLYQVPEVLFAPDQLGIHSPGLSKMVSSSIMKCDTDIQNNLFAEIVLSGGTTLFPGLEERLMKELEQLASKGTPIKITASPDRCFSAWIGASIMSSLSSFKQMWVTSADFKEFGKSVVQRRCF; encoded by the coding sequence ATGTTTAATCCACATGTATTAGATGTTCCCGCTGTGATTTTTGACAACGGTTCAGGATACTGCAAAGCTGGCTTATCGGGAGAGACTGGACCTCGCCATGTCATCAACTGTGCTGTGGGGCATCCTAAAGTCAACATACCTTTAGAAAGAGCCAATCAGAAGAAGTATTTTGTGGGGGAAGAAGCCCTGTACAGGTATGAGGCCTTATATTTGCATTACCCCATTGAGCGTGGAGTGGTAACAGGATGGGATGACATGGAGAAACTCTGGAAACATATTTTCGAGTGTAAGCTGGGAGTAAAACCCTGTCAACAGCCTGTACTCATGACTGAGCCCTCCTTAAACCCAAGGGAGACTCGAGAAAAGCTTACAGAAATGATGTTTGAGAACTTCAATGTGCCTGCTTTCTATCTGTCCAACCATGCTGTCGTAGCACTCTATGCTTCTGCCTGCGTCACAGGCCTAGTGGTGGACAGTGGGGATGGGGTCACTTGCACTGTCCCCATCTTTGAGGGTTACTCACTGCCTCATGCGGTCACCAAGCTCTATGTGGCAGGGAGGGACATCACAGAGCACCTCACCCGGCTCCTCTTTGCTAGAGGGTGTACCTTTCCTCACATACTCAACAAGCCCTTGGTAAATGACATCAAAGAGAAGCTGTGCTACATTGCCTTGGAGCCAGAGAAAGAGCTACGTAAGAAGCCAGAGGAGGTATTGAGAGAATACAAACTGCCAGATGGGCATGTCATCCACATTGGTGACCAGCTGTATCAGGTGCCAGAGGTTCTTTTTGCTCCTGACCAGCTGGGCATCCACAGTCCAGGACTCTCAAAAATGGTCTCCAGCAGCATTATGAAATGTGACACTGACATCCAGAATAACCTTTTTGCAGAGATTGTACTCTCTGGGGGCACCACTCTCTTTCCTGGGCTGGAAGAAAGGCTCATGAAAGAACTGGAACAGCTGGCTTCCAAAGGGACCCCTATCAAGATCACAGCTTCTCCTGATAGATGTTTCTCTGCGTGGATCGGTGCATCCATCATGAGCTCTCTGAGCAGTTTCAAGCAAATGTGGGTCACTTCTGCAGATTTCAAGGAGTTTGGGAAATCTGTGGTTCAGAGAAGATGCTTTTAA